A part of Propioniciclava coleopterorum genomic DNA contains:
- a CDS encoding sulfite exporter TauE/SafE family protein — MEFLEPVLIGLAVGLVVGALGAGGGILSVPILVYLLHQEPHNAAASSLVIVGFTACTSLIYPLRRGLIPWARSLAFGGVAVVGSLLGSRLSLLVDGTLLMLLFGGLLSVVAVAMAAQGVHNRRQENSGDHSDEPLTLPSPSARLWVKTVAVGLATGLLTGFFGVGGGFIVVPLLVLVLRVPMRRATAMSLVAMILASMAGLVGRIGTDVAIDWPLTLLFTAGSAVGGVLGGPLAARARPSTLTLVFAALLAGVAVVTLVNTLGGAPA; from the coding sequence GTGGAGTTCCTGGAACCGGTCCTGATCGGGCTCGCCGTCGGCCTCGTGGTCGGCGCCCTGGGCGCGGGCGGCGGCATCCTGTCGGTGCCGATCCTGGTCTACCTGCTGCACCAGGAGCCCCACAACGCGGCGGCGAGTTCCCTGGTCATCGTCGGGTTCACCGCCTGCACGAGCCTCATCTACCCCCTGCGTCGCGGGCTGATCCCGTGGGCGCGCTCGCTCGCCTTCGGCGGGGTCGCCGTGGTCGGCTCCCTGCTCGGATCCCGGCTGTCGCTGCTGGTCGACGGCACCCTGCTGATGCTGCTGTTCGGCGGCCTGCTGAGCGTCGTCGCGGTCGCGATGGCCGCCCAGGGCGTCCACAACCGCCGCCAGGAGAACAGCGGCGACCACTCCGACGAGCCGCTGACGCTGCCGAGCCCGTCGGCCCGGCTATGGGTCAAGACCGTCGCGGTCGGGTTGGCGACGGGCCTGCTGACCGGCTTCTTCGGGGTGGGCGGCGGCTTCATCGTGGTGCCGCTGCTCGTGCTGGTGCTGCGCGTCCCGATGCGGCGGGCCACCGCCATGTCGCTGGTGGCGATGATCCTCGCCTCCATGGCCGGCCTGGTGGGCCGGATCGGCACGGACGTCGCCATCGACTGGCCGCTCACCCTGCTCTTCACCGCCGGCAGCGCCGTCGGCGGTGTCCTCGGTGGGCCGCTCGCCGCGCGCGCCCGCCCCTCGACGCTCACCCTCGTCTTCGCGGCGCTGCTGGCCGGCGTCGCCGTCGTCACGCTGGTCAACACCCTCGGCGGGGCGCCCGCGTGA
- a CDS encoding DNA-3-methyladenine glycosylase family protein has product MVGLAEGRRRPLLPDRRRRALAGAGHPEGAATLRARPDGDGVEATAWGPGATWALDALPALLGDADDPAGFEPRHPALQRAHAARPHWRVGRGGSVWAALVPAVLEQKVTGQEAFAGYRRLLRRHGTAAPGPGGELGLRLVPDAERLRTIPSWEWLKLPADAARSDVLQRAARVAPALERTLTLPGPDADRALRSLPGLGVWTSAEIRQRAHGDADALSVGDYHVARSITWALLGEERDDAAMLELLEPYAGHRYRVQRLLELAGTGHPRRGARMAPRRHLPG; this is encoded by the coding sequence GTGGTCGGCCTGGCGGAGGGGCGCCGGCGACCCCTCCTACCGGATCGTCGGCGCCGAGCACTGGCGGGCGCTGGTCACCCCGAGGGCGCCGCCACGCTGCGGGCGCGTCCGGACGGCGACGGCGTCGAGGCCACCGCGTGGGGGCCGGGCGCCACCTGGGCGCTGGACGCGCTGCCCGCGCTGCTCGGCGACGCCGACGACCCGGCCGGCTTCGAGCCGCGACACCCGGCGCTGCAGCGGGCGCACGCCGCTCGTCCGCACTGGCGGGTCGGACGCGGCGGCTCGGTGTGGGCCGCCCTGGTGCCCGCCGTGCTGGAGCAGAAGGTGACCGGCCAGGAGGCGTTCGCGGGCTACCGCAGGCTGCTGCGCCGCCACGGCACCGCCGCGCCGGGGCCCGGAGGGGAGCTGGGGCTGCGTCTGGTGCCCGACGCGGAGCGGCTGCGGACCATCCCGTCGTGGGAGTGGCTGAAGCTGCCCGCCGACGCCGCCCGCTCCGACGTGCTGCAGCGGGCCGCCCGGGTGGCGCCCGCCCTGGAGCGGACGCTCACCCTCCCCGGCCCGGACGCCGACCGCGCGCTCCGCAGCCTTCCGGGGCTGGGCGTGTGGACGTCGGCGGAGATCCGGCAGCGCGCGCACGGCGACGCGGACGCGTTGAGCGTCGGCGACTACCACGTGGCCCGCTCGATCACGTGGGCGCTGCTCGGCGAGGAGCGCGACGACGCCGCGATGCTGGAGCTCTTGGAGCCCTACGCCGGGCACCGCTACCGGGTGCAGCGGCTGCTCGAACTGGCGGGGACGGGACACCCGCGCCGCGGGGCGCGGATGGCGCCGCGGCGTCACCTACCCGGCTGA
- a CDS encoding DUF4870 domain-containing protein, whose translation MTDPNAQNQQQSPQGGNPWANPMDAPPPFPNADAGRSSYSSNPYSQVPPSYSQIPSPQYGRGNQRKANGDDRLWAMLAHLSAPIAAVVSAGWLTFLGPLIVWLVKKDSSPFVRNASAGAFNFSITMALVSIIGWILSFTVVLAIIGIPMIILGSLGAIVLGIVGALKAWNGEPYTYPWQLRILS comes from the coding sequence ATGACCGATCCGAACGCCCAGAACCAGCAGCAGAGCCCCCAGGGCGGCAACCCCTGGGCGAACCCGATGGACGCGCCCCCGCCGTTCCCGAACGCGGACGCCGGCCGCTCCTCGTACTCCAGCAACCCGTACTCCCAGGTGCCGCCGTCGTACTCGCAGATCCCCTCGCCGCAGTACGGCCGCGGGAACCAGCGCAAGGCCAACGGTGACGACCGGCTGTGGGCGATGCTCGCCCACCTGTCGGCGCCCATCGCCGCGGTGGTCTCCGCCGGCTGGCTCACGTTCCTCGGCCCGCTCATCGTGTGGCTGGTGAAGAAGGACAGCTCCCCGTTCGTGCGCAACGCGTCCGCGGGCGCCTTCAACTTCTCCATCACGATGGCGCTGGTCAGCATCATCGGCTGGATCCTCAGCTTCACCGTCGTGCTCGCCATCATCGGCATCCCGATGATCATCCTCGGCAGCCTCGGCGCGATCGTGCTGGGCATCGTCGGCGCCCTCAAGGCGTGGAACGGTGAGCCGTACACCTACCCGTGGCAGCTGCGGATCCTCAGCTGA
- a CDS encoding transglycosylase family protein, producing the protein MLASRIALRTAVTGAVTGAVMFTGLVMSGSAQAWDETVWDRVAMCESSGNWAINTGNGYYGGLQFSASTWRAFGGATYAPYAHQATKAQQIAIARRTLNTQGPGAWPVCSQRAGLTKENGGADANAQPTDGSGGSTGGGSSSGTVTVSGILDRPTIVAMQKWVGTPADGIWGRNTTRALQAKVGAKVDGVRGPETTRKTQAVVGSNPDGIWGPKTTRALQEYLARRG; encoded by the coding sequence ATGCTCGCCTCGCGCATCGCGCTCCGCACCGCCGTCACCGGCGCGGTCACGGGCGCCGTCATGTTCACCGGACTCGTCATGTCCGGGTCGGCGCAGGCGTGGGACGAGACCGTCTGGGATCGGGTGGCCATGTGTGAGTCGAGTGGCAACTGGGCGATCAACACGGGCAACGGCTACTACGGCGGCCTGCAGTTCAGCGCGTCCACGTGGCGCGCGTTCGGCGGGGCCACGTACGCGCCGTACGCCCACCAGGCAACGAAGGCGCAGCAGATCGCCATCGCGCGCCGGACCCTGAACACCCAGGGTCCGGGCGCGTGGCCGGTCTGCTCGCAGAGGGCGGGCCTGACCAAGGAGAACGGTGGGGCCGACGCCAACGCGCAGCCCACCGACGGCTCGGGCGGCAGCACCGGCGGCGGCTCGTCGTCGGGCACGGTGACCGTGTCGGGCATCCTGGACCGCCCCACCATCGTCGCGATGCAGAAGTGGGTCGGCACGCCGGCCGACGGCATCTGGGGCCGCAACACCACCCGCGCGCTGCAGGCCAAGGTCGGCGCCAAGGTCGACGGCGTCCGCGGACCCGAGACCACCCGCAAGACCCAGGCGGTCGTGGGCTCGAACCCGGACGGGATCTGGGGTCCCAAGACCACCCGGGCCCTGCAGGAGTACCTGGCCCGGCGCGGCTGA
- a CDS encoding cell division protein SepF: MAQPRSIAVLHPASYRDSRLIGEHVRAGDVVVLDLTGMDAEDMHRLVDFVSGLVFGLQGNIDRVTAYVLVIAPPGVTAIDDLEHLTGSFYNQS, translated from the coding sequence ATGGCGCAGCCCCGCAGCATCGCCGTGCTTCACCCGGCGTCCTACCGCGACTCGCGGCTGATCGGCGAGCACGTGCGCGCCGGCGACGTCGTCGTGCTGGACCTGACCGGCATGGACGCCGAGGACATGCACCGCCTGGTCGACTTCGTCTCCGGGCTGGTCTTCGGCCTGCAGGGCAACATCGACCGGGTCACCGCCTACGTGCTGGTGATCGCCCCTCCCGGCGTGACCGCCATCGACGACCTCGAACACCTGACGGGCTCGTTCTACAACCAGAGCTGA
- a CDS encoding MFS transporter, with protein sequence MEDRNIIRLPGVERTFHRYKILFVLLLPLAMSLMAISAVNVALPTIEHGLGATPTDVQWILSGYALTFGVSLIPSGRAGDVMGRGTLFIAGLVLFVLAALACGLATTPELLNLARLVQGLGAGMFSPQVTGMIQQYFTGGGRAKAFALFGLVISVAVAIGPVLTGAIISALGPESGWRWAFLLYTPVGLLGIILATAWFPFETERARRAAGRGGGRVRLDLDPVGTLLLTATILCVMFPFMAHAAWAWFLLLAAPLLAWGWMLWEKRYAARGHDPMVDLNLFRFRSFRNGMLVSGTMFLGVASTFAVLALFLQSGLGLGALETGLIGLPNAIVSGYSSLWSVKYVMGRGRRLVVAMMLLMALGTVLSILVAVLIPLGAPWWLLGLTLALNGFGMGAIGSANQTLAMQSVPARHGGTAGGLKQTLERIGAALGNAVVTGLLFGLVQAGMGWTFAFIGAYVAIAIFILCAATLAVVDERQHRA encoded by the coding sequence GTGGAGGACAGGAACATCATCCGGCTACCGGGCGTCGAGCGGACGTTTCACCGGTACAAGATCCTGTTCGTCCTGCTGCTGCCGCTGGCGATGTCGCTCATGGCGATCTCGGCGGTCAACGTGGCGCTGCCCACGATCGAGCACGGCCTGGGCGCCACCCCCACCGACGTGCAGTGGATCCTGTCGGGCTACGCACTGACCTTCGGCGTCTCGCTGATCCCGTCGGGACGCGCCGGCGACGTCATGGGCCGCGGCACGCTGTTCATCGCCGGGCTGGTGCTGTTCGTGCTCGCCGCGCTGGCGTGCGGGCTGGCGACCACGCCGGAGCTTCTGAACCTCGCCCGCCTCGTGCAGGGCCTGGGCGCGGGCATGTTCAGCCCGCAGGTCACCGGCATGATCCAGCAGTACTTCACCGGCGGCGGCCGGGCCAAGGCGTTCGCGCTGTTCGGCCTGGTCATCTCGGTGGCGGTCGCCATCGGTCCGGTCCTGACGGGCGCCATCATCAGCGCGCTGGGACCCGAGTCGGGCTGGCGCTGGGCGTTCCTGCTCTACACGCCGGTCGGCCTGCTCGGGATCATCCTCGCGACCGCCTGGTTCCCCTTCGAGACCGAGCGCGCGCGCCGGGCCGCAGGCCGCGGCGGCGGCCGCGTCCGGCTCGACCTCGACCCGGTCGGGACGCTGCTGCTCACCGCGACGATCCTGTGCGTGATGTTCCCGTTCATGGCGCACGCCGCCTGGGCCTGGTTCCTGCTGCTGGCCGCGCCGCTCCTGGCGTGGGGCTGGATGCTGTGGGAGAAGCGGTACGCCGCCCGCGGCCACGACCCGATGGTGGACCTCAACCTGTTCCGGTTCCGCTCGTTCCGCAACGGGATGCTCGTCTCCGGCACGATGTTCCTCGGCGTCGCCAGCACCTTCGCGGTGCTCGCGCTGTTCCTGCAGTCGGGCCTGGGCCTCGGCGCGCTGGAGACCGGCCTGATCGGGCTGCCGAACGCCATCGTCAGCGGCTACTCGTCGCTGTGGTCGGTGAAGTACGTCATGGGACGCGGCCGGCGCCTGGTGGTGGCGATGATGCTGCTGATGGCCCTGGGCACCGTGCTGAGCATCCTGGTCGCCGTCCTGATCCCGCTGGGGGCGCCGTGGTGGCTGCTCGGCCTCACGCTGGCGCTGAACGGCTTCGGGATGGGCGCGATCGGGTCGGCCAACCAGACGCTGGCGATGCAGTCGGTCCCGGCGCGCCACGGCGGCACCGCCGGCGGGCTCAAGCAGACCCTGGAGCGCATCGGGGCCGCGCTCGGCAACGCGGTGGTCACCGGCCTGCTGTTCGGCCTGGTGCAGGCCGGCATGGGCTGGACGTTCGCCTTCATCGGCGCCTACGTCGCCATCGCGATCTTCATCCTGTGCGCGGCGACCCTGGCCGTGGTGGACGAGCGGCAGCACCGCGCCTGA
- a CDS encoding AzlD domain-containing protein, which produces MTQMWVWVLGACAIAYLTKLSGFLVPDSLLERPWVTTVSAGMTVGLLTSLVTVNTLVTGTAVVLDARIAALAAAAVALWLRAPYIVVVLVGALAAAAVRFAGF; this is translated from the coding sequence ATGACGCAGATGTGGGTCTGGGTGCTGGGCGCCTGCGCCATCGCCTACCTGACCAAGCTGTCCGGCTTCCTCGTGCCCGACTCGCTGCTGGAGCGCCCCTGGGTGACGACCGTGTCGGCCGGCATGACCGTCGGGCTGCTCACCTCGCTGGTGACGGTGAACACCCTCGTCACCGGCACCGCCGTCGTCCTGGACGCGCGCATCGCCGCCCTGGCCGCCGCGGCGGTCGCGCTGTGGCTGCGCGCCCCCTACATCGTGGTGGTGCTGGTCGGCGCGCTCGCCGCCGCGGCCGTCCGGTTCGCCGGGTTCTGA
- a CDS encoding AzlC family ABC transporter permease, producing MPASPAPTWWTPAVRMGVSIAVAVGVYGVSFGALAVAAGLSVGQAVVLSMLMFTGGSQFAFIGVISGGGTLAAATTAASLLGIRNAVYGVQLNALLRPRAALKPVMAQLTIDESTATALSQPDRAESRRGFWTAGVGVWVMWNLFTLLGALLGSQIGDPAAFGLDGAAVAAFLGLLWPRLKGRDAGAIAVASAFVTLVAVPFVPAGIPIIIAAAVSGALAVAQHRRKP from the coding sequence GTGCCCGCCTCTCCAGCCCCGACCTGGTGGACGCCCGCGGTCAGGATGGGCGTCTCCATCGCCGTCGCCGTCGGCGTGTACGGGGTCTCGTTCGGGGCCCTGGCCGTCGCCGCGGGGCTCAGCGTGGGGCAGGCGGTCGTGCTCAGCATGCTCATGTTCACCGGCGGCTCGCAGTTCGCCTTCATCGGGGTGATCTCGGGCGGCGGGACGCTGGCCGCGGCCACGACCGCCGCGTCGCTGCTCGGGATCAGGAACGCCGTCTACGGGGTGCAGCTCAACGCGCTGCTGCGGCCGCGCGCCGCGCTGAAGCCGGTGATGGCGCAGCTCACCATCGACGAGTCGACCGCCACGGCGCTGTCCCAACCCGACCGCGCGGAGTCCCGGCGCGGCTTCTGGACGGCGGGGGTCGGCGTCTGGGTGATGTGGAACCTGTTCACGCTGCTCGGCGCGCTGCTGGGCTCCCAGATCGGGGACCCGGCCGCGTTCGGGCTCGACGGCGCCGCGGTCGCCGCGTTCCTGGGGCTGCTGTGGCCACGGCTGAAGGGCCGCGACGCCGGCGCCATCGCGGTGGCGTCCGCGTTCGTCACCCTGGTCGCGGTGCCGTTCGTCCCCGCCGGCATCCCGATCATCATCGCCGCCGCGGTGTCGGGGGCGTTGGCCGTCGCGCAGCATCGGAGGAAGCCATGA
- a CDS encoding IS481 family transposase, with product MTATTHRNAPLTPEGRKRLIERCRTRPIAHVASEMGISRATASKWVNRYRKFGELGLLDRSSAPVRQPTATLGETVARIESMRREHKWSASRIAFELGEGGTTVSRRTITRYLAQFGLSRRRFIDPNGKVNREIKTITAKHPGHMIHLDVKKVGRIPDGGGWRAHGKDSHEARAATRAKTRGARAGYAYLHSAIDGHTRLAYTESLDNEKGPTAVAFLNRARDWFANHGIVKIERIITDNGSCYRSNAFAAALNGAEHQRTKPYTPKHNGKVERYNRILAEEFLYARTWTSEQQRENALETWNLHYNYHRPHGAHDGKPPGSATPKRVNNVLASYS from the coding sequence CTGACTGCGACGACCCACCGAAACGCCCCTCTCACCCCGGAAGGCCGCAAGCGACTCATCGAACGCTGCCGCACCCGTCCAATAGCGCACGTGGCCTCCGAGATGGGCATCTCTCGTGCGACTGCATCGAAGTGGGTGAACCGCTATCGGAAGTTCGGCGAACTCGGGCTGCTTGATCGCTCGTCTGCTCCGGTTCGGCAGCCGACCGCGACACTCGGCGAGACGGTGGCGCGGATCGAGTCGATGCGGCGCGAGCACAAGTGGTCGGCATCTCGCATCGCCTTCGAGCTCGGTGAGGGCGGAACCACGGTCAGCCGGCGCACGATCACCCGCTACCTGGCTCAGTTCGGGTTGAGCCGCCGGCGGTTCATCGACCCGAACGGCAAGGTGAACCGGGAGATCAAGACGATCACCGCCAAGCATCCCGGGCACATGATCCACCTGGACGTGAAGAAGGTCGGGCGCATCCCCGACGGCGGTGGCTGGCGCGCCCACGGCAAAGACAGCCACGAGGCCAGAGCCGCAACCCGTGCGAAGACACGCGGAGCGCGAGCCGGATACGCGTATCTGCATTCCGCGATCGACGGGCACACGCGCTTGGCATATACCGAGTCGCTCGACAACGAGAAAGGCCCCACCGCCGTCGCCTTCTTGAACCGCGCCCGCGATTGGTTCGCCAACCACGGGATTGTGAAGATCGAGCGGATCATCACCGACAACGGCTCCTGTTACCGCTCCAACGCCTTCGCCGCCGCCCTGAATGGTGCCGAACATCAGCGCACGAAGCCATATACGCCCAAGCACAACGGGAAGGTCGAGCGCTACAACCGCATCCTCGCCGAAGAGTTCCTCTACGCGAGAACCTGGACATCAGAGCAGCAACGCGAAAATGCGCTCGAGACCTGGAACCTGCACTACAACTACCACCGGCCCCACGGCGCGCACGACGGCAAACCGCCCGGATCCGCCACCCCGAAACGCGTCAACAACGTCCTGGCCTCATACAGCTAG
- a CDS encoding PadR family transcriptional regulator — translation MPTNALANPLVLPILGLVAEQPGHAYALFSELRSRYAYISVRNSTVYTLLNTLVEAGWLHSEPRDTDRQTFQLTSAGRQALAERVEHELRDGALGNRTAFMTALAYLGILTPTEAAAALQSRVDRIHQEEERLASALDEAGSVPELHMIETHYYRDQLNHERSWLDATVRRIRSNTLAWPSRKS, via the coding sequence ATGCCGACCAACGCGCTCGCCAACCCGCTCGTGCTGCCGATCCTGGGGCTGGTCGCCGAGCAGCCCGGGCACGCCTACGCCCTGTTCAGCGAGCTGCGCTCGCGCTATGCCTACATCAGCGTGCGCAACTCGACCGTCTACACACTGCTCAACACACTCGTAGAGGCCGGCTGGCTGCACTCGGAGCCGAGAGACACAGATCGACAGACGTTCCAGCTCACCTCGGCAGGCCGACAAGCTCTAGCCGAGCGAGTCGAGCATGAGCTCCGAGATGGCGCTCTCGGCAACCGCACCGCATTCATGACCGCACTGGCCTACCTCGGAATCCTCACCCCGACCGAAGCGGCAGCCGCACTGCAAAGTCGCGTCGACCGCATCCATCAGGAGGAAGAGCGCCTTGCAAGCGCGCTTGACGAGGCTGGAAGCGTCCCCGAACTACACATGATTGAAACCCACTACTACCGCGACCAGCTCAATCACGAACGCTCATGGCTGGATGCGACCGTCCGCCGCATCCGCTCCAATACCCTCGCCTGGCCCAGCCGGAAGAGCTAG
- a CDS encoding sulfate permease yields the protein MTLFQRLWDDSIRTRRFLRCWMPTNILLDKIRTRRGLRWGIPAMLLLGGGYIFAAAMCVTLIRNGWHESLYLLFALLLWNGFKFLWIGPVSLAILARARIRERCASASAQRAGNSATSGSSPDLKDASFTTR from the coding sequence ATGACGCTCTTCCAGCGACTCTGGGACGACAGCATCCGTACCCGCAGATTCCTGCGCTGCTGGATGCCCACGAACATCCTCCTCGACAAGATCCGCACCCGCCGAGGCCTCAGATGGGGCATCCCCGCGATGCTCCTCCTGGGCGGCGGATACATCTTCGCCGCTGCGATGTGCGTCACCCTTATCCGGAACGGCTGGCACGAGAGCCTCTACCTCCTGTTTGCACTGTTGCTCTGGAACGGGTTCAAGTTCCTTTGGATCGGCCCCGTGAGCCTCGCCATCCTCGCCAGGGCGCGCATCCGCGAACGATGCGCCTCGGCCTCCGCGCAGCGAGCAGGGAACTCAGCAACGAGCGGGTCTTCTCCAGACTTGAAGGATGCATCCTTCACAACTCGATAA
- a CDS encoding helix-turn-helix domain-containing protein, with product MNSTTPAPGGKSDAATPAETREYMTKLSGRGYAQIRHILVQLPEEGQSRASTLARMVTGRRHRELLLYLLLVSCWNWLEENHEPLSAATWIRALTSKDGVTWSPSTLSRSWKRLEELGLIEERKRDDRLVRVVPRREDGTETYTAPAGRKDRWNTYFVLPDEFWTQELFAKLSLPALALLLVVAKETSYQGECWFTYNRMDDWYGLKARSVQTGVNELRELGLLVSREESVKAPLSPTGKTVRTYYSLTGEFSYAARSARQKTAQKEAQARERKKAAAPKVRMKPAKQRKKSK from the coding sequence ATGAACAGCACAACGCCCGCACCAGGTGGTAAGTCGGATGCAGCAACACCTGCCGAGACCCGGGAGTACATGACCAAGCTCTCGGGACGTGGGTATGCCCAGATCCGACACATCCTCGTGCAGCTTCCCGAGGAGGGGCAGTCCCGCGCGAGCACGCTCGCACGAATGGTGACCGGGCGTCGCCATCGGGAGCTGTTGCTGTATCTGCTGCTAGTGTCCTGCTGGAACTGGCTCGAGGAGAACCATGAGCCGCTATCCGCAGCTACCTGGATCCGCGCGCTGACCTCGAAGGACGGCGTCACCTGGTCGCCTTCCACCCTGTCCCGATCGTGGAAACGACTCGAAGAACTCGGGCTGATCGAAGAGCGGAAGCGTGACGACCGTCTGGTTCGCGTCGTTCCTCGACGAGAAGACGGCACAGAGACGTATACCGCTCCAGCCGGGCGGAAGGACCGCTGGAACACCTACTTCGTTCTACCCGATGAATTCTGGACACAGGAGCTCTTCGCGAAGCTGTCCCTGCCTGCGCTGGCGCTACTGCTCGTCGTGGCGAAAGAGACCAGCTACCAGGGTGAGTGCTGGTTCACCTACAACCGCATGGACGACTGGTACGGGCTGAAAGCCAGATCGGTGCAGACGGGCGTGAACGAGCTCAGAGAGCTCGGCCTCTTGGTGTCGCGCGAGGAATCCGTCAAGGCTCCGCTTTCTCCTACGGGCAAGACTGTGCGGACCTACTACTCCCTGACCGGGGAGTTCAGCTACGCGGCACGGTCCGCCCGGCAGAAGACCGCGCAGAAGGAAGCCCAGGCGCGAGAGCGCAAGAAGGCGGCTGCGCCGAAGGTTCGAATGAAGCCCGCCAAGCAACGTAAGAAGAGCAAGTAG
- a CDS encoding C-terminal helicase domain-containing protein has protein sequence MRLQNLGYAVTAHRAQGSTVDTAHAVVHSPEVTRESLYVAMTRGRESNRVYVATDEHHLEEHQHREDLQNTARSILYGILQHPGAELSAHDTITVEQDFWGSLEQLAAEYDTIAQVAGQERWIALLHAGGLTAETIDELVETDAFGILTTELRRLEADGHDIDSLLPRIIQVGGLDEVQDLGSLLRYRLQRITAAYQPAPQRAAGMIAGLVPRATGITDPAMRQALDEREQLMEQRIDALVENLLKQPEPWLTGLDETAPAEGEAAARAIIAYRDRWGVTSSSPLGAVPGDDAQRIDYERAQAQLSAMTSRDGEHAAALLSAPRTSERRL, from the coding sequence GTGCGTTTACAGAACCTCGGCTACGCCGTCACCGCGCACCGTGCCCAAGGGTCCACCGTCGACACCGCACACGCGGTCGTCCACTCACCGGAAGTGACCCGAGAATCCCTCTACGTCGCGATGACCCGCGGCCGCGAATCCAACCGCGTCTACGTCGCCACGGACGAGCATCACCTTGAGGAGCATCAGCACCGTGAGGACCTGCAGAACACCGCCCGGAGCATCCTCTACGGGATCCTGCAGCATCCCGGCGCAGAGCTCTCCGCGCACGACACGATCACCGTGGAGCAGGACTTCTGGGGCTCGCTCGAGCAACTCGCGGCCGAGTACGACACCATCGCACAAGTCGCGGGACAGGAACGCTGGATCGCCCTCCTGCACGCCGGAGGCCTCACGGCGGAGACGATCGACGAGCTCGTCGAGACAGACGCCTTCGGGATCCTCACCACCGAGCTGCGCAGGCTCGAAGCCGACGGGCACGACATCGACAGTCTTCTCCCGCGCATCATCCAGGTTGGAGGACTGGACGAGGTGCAGGATCTCGGGTCGCTGCTGCGTTACAGGCTCCAGCGCATCACGGCGGCCTACCAGCCTGCTCCGCAGCGGGCCGCCGGGATGATCGCCGGCCTGGTCCCGCGCGCGACCGGGATCACCGATCCCGCGATGAGGCAAGCCCTCGACGAGCGGGAGCAGCTCATGGAGCAGCGCATCGATGCCCTGGTCGAGAACCTCCTCAAGCAGCCAGAGCCCTGGTTGACGGGACTCGACGAGACCGCTCCCGCAGAGGGTGAGGCTGCGGCACGGGCGATCATCGCGTACCGCGACCGATGGGGCGTCACCTCGAGCAGCCCACTCGGAGCGGTGCCCGGCGACGATGCTCAGCGCATCGACTACGAACGCGCCCAAGCGCAGCTCTCTGCGATGACCTCACGGGACGGTGAGCACGCCGCTGCTCTGCTTTCGGCTCCCCGAACCTCTGAGCGTCGCCTCTGA